In Verrucomicrobiia bacterium, the genomic window CTCCCCCCAGGGCGGGCAGGGCCGGCTCGATCTCCAGCAGGTGAAGAACCACCGGCTGCCCGGGGCCGAACATCGCCCCCGAGGCGATGCGAAAGAGAAGAGAATAACCAATCTGACCGGCGGCGCCGGTGACAGCGACACGAATAGGGGCGGTGTTCATAGGCTGATTGAGTGCTTCATTGGCTCGGTTGTTAAGGAATGGCGCATCGAGGGACTTACAGATAAAGAAAACTCCTCGCCCGGGCAACCCTGTATCTGTCAAAGATAACGAAGATAGGAACGCTAATTCCTAGTATTTCAAAACCCTGACACCGGCCCCTCTACCCTGCTCTGCACTTGGGGCAAAGAAATTGCGTTCCGTCAAAGAAGGCCTTCAAGGGGACAAGCTTCTCATCGCACTGGTCGCAGGTTTCCAGAACATCCTCCATCTTGAGCGGCACGGCTTGGAGAATGATGCCGTGGCGTTGCCGGAGCTGGATGATTTTTTCCTCTACCTTGTCATCGACGTAATCGAAGAGGACCGCGCCATAGACTTCATTGGACAATCCCAAACCATCCGGGGTGGTCGCCAGGTACATGCCGTTGTCGGCCTTGACGACAACTTTGATGTCCTCAGCCGGTGTCATGACAACCAGCCTAGCATGATTCAAAACCACACGTCAAATGATGTTTCAAATGAGATGCAGCCCAGGAAGCCCCAAGGCCAGCCGGACAAAGATTGCCTGCCTGCCGCCTTTGTTTCATCCCGGAAGTTGCTCAACAAGAGACCCCTTACATCCTCGCCTGCAAAGGTTTAGAACCGGCCTTGTCATTGGCCAAGGACTCCGGAGGCTCCATACCAATGGGGCAAAAGCCGTCAACTGGCGCGCGCGCCCGGAGTGTGGCAGGCTCTTCGGAATTACTGAAGCATCCGTAATGTTGCGCTGGTTCGAACATCGCCAGGTCTATCAGCCCAGTCGCTTCTCCTTTGCGACCGGCTCCGAGTTGGGCCGCCCTTTCGAAAACGTCTTCTTCCACACGCGCGATAACGTCCGTTTGCACGGCTGGTTTTTTCCAGCCAATGCCAATTCACCCCGGGCAGCTTTGGCCCTCCTGTTCTGTCACGGCAATGGCGGCAATATTTGCCATCGCCTCCAAACCGCCCAGGCCCTCCTGGCCACCGGCCTCAACGTCTTCCTCTTCGATTACCGCGGCTACGGCCAAAGCCAGGGCCGGCCCAGCGAGGAAGGCACCTACGTCGATGGCATGGCCGCTTACGAGTGGCTGCGCCAAAAGGGCTTCGCCGGCTGCTCCATCCTTCTTTATGGTGAGTCCCTTGGCGGCGGCGTGGCCGCCGAGTTGGGACTGCGCCTCGAAACCGCCGGGCTTATCCTCCAAAGCACCTTCACCAGTCTGCCTGCCCTCGGCGCCGAGCTGTTCCCGTGGCTCCCTGTCCAACGCCTCGCGCGAATCCGTTATGACACGCTCCGGAAACTGCCCCAGTTCAAAAGGCCGGTCCTCATCCTGCACAGCCCTCAGGACGAGTTGGTCGCCTTCCATCATGCCCAACAAAACTTCGCCGCTGGTCTCCAACCCAAACTCCTTTGGGAAATCAAGGGCAGGCACAATGATCCCCTCGCCGACACCAACCTCTTCATCACCGGCATCGAACAGTTCCTCCGCTTAATCGAGCCCCCCAAAACCAACGTCAATCCCCACCGTGTGTAGGAGTCTGACCTGCCTCCAACAATTCAGGTTTCCGCGCAAAGAACGCCAGCAACTTGCGAAAGGCGACACAACCAGGCAGGGTTTTTCAAGTCGCGAACGCAATCATAAGTGGAATGGTCATGTTTAGTCGTCACCGGGATTTTTTTACCTTGACCTGGCATGACTAGTCTTGACGGTGAGGCTGGGTTTGGCGCGACACGGGGGGGCGGAACCACAACAATTCGCCTCCCCCCCCCGCCAGCGAGCGGCGTCGCGCTGGAGCGGCAGGATTAGGACGTTCTGCAATCGGGCGGTTCGATGGAAGGAAGTTGGAAGCAAGGGGGTTCATTTTTATACGCGAATTGGTGTCTATTGGTGTCTGTTGGTTACTTTTGGTGACTGGGGCTGGGAGTGATGGGAGTGATGGGAGGAATGGGAGGAATGGGATGGGACGATGGGATTCATTTTACCGTTTCTTTGCCGAGTTGACCGGATTTTCGGAGGGATGGGGAGCACTTTTATCCGCGAATTGGCTTCATCTGGTTGAATTTGATTTGATTTACCTTTATTCGGCCTTAATGCGGTTTCAGCGCCATTCGAGCAGAGGGCGCCAAGGCCGAG contains:
- a CDS encoding alpha/beta hydrolase, which encodes MLRWFEHRQVYQPSRFSFATGSELGRPFENVFFHTRDNVRLHGWFFPANANSPRAALALLFCHGNGGNICHRLQTAQALLATGLNVFLFDYRGYGQSQGRPSEEGTYVDGMAAYEWLRQKGFAGCSILLYGESLGGGVAAELGLRLETAGLILQSTFTSLPALGAELFPWLPVQRLARIRYDTLRKLPQFKRPVLILHSPQDELVAFHHAQQNFAAGLQPKLLWEIKGRHNDPLADTNLFITGIEQFLRLIEPPKTNVNPHRV